One Methanobacterium sp. genomic region harbors:
- the cobM gene encoding precorrin-4 C(11)-methyltransferase — protein MEGKVIFIGAGPGDPELLTVKGQNALKNADIIIYAGSLVNKEVLSVAKKTAEIYNSASMNLDEILEIMDTRTKQGKILARVHTGDPSIYGAIGEQIEFLRHNNINFEIIPGVSSLFATAAALESELTLPEVSQTVIITRPEGRTPKPESESIKELAKHNATMCIFLGIHMIENVARDLLTHYPKDTPVAVVKKASWKDQLIVKGTLEDIASRVKEAGIEKTAIIVVGNVLNPGDITPSKLYDAEFTHEYREGRKNK, from the coding sequence ATGGAAGGAAAAGTAATATTTATAGGTGCAGGACCCGGAGATCCTGAACTTTTAACCGTTAAAGGCCAGAATGCATTAAAAAATGCAGATATTATAATTTATGCAGGGTCACTTGTAAATAAAGAAGTTTTAAGTGTCGCTAAAAAAACAGCTGAAATATACAACAGCGCTTCTATGAACCTTGATGAAATTCTAGAAATAATGGATACAAGAACAAAACAGGGAAAAATCCTTGCAAGAGTACATACAGGAGACCCATCCATATATGGGGCAATAGGAGAACAGATCGAATTTTTAAGGCACAATAATATTAACTTTGAAATTATTCCCGGCGTCAGCTCTTTATTTGCAACTGCAGCCGCACTTGAATCTGAATTAACACTGCCTGAAGTATCACAGACTGTTATTATAACCCGTCCTGAAGGTAGGACTCCTAAACCTGAATCAGAGTCCATTAAAGAACTTGCAAAGCACAACGCCACCATGTGCATCTTTTTAGGCATTCACATGATCGAAAACGTTGCACGCGACCTTTTAACTCACTACCCTAAAGACACTCCAGTTGCAGTTGTTAAGAAGGCCTCATGGAAAGACCAGTTGATAGTTAAAGGTACTTTAGAAGATATTGCCTCCAGAGTTAAAGAAGCTGGAATTGAAAAGACCGCAATTATAGTAGTAGGTAACGTTCTTAATCCCGGTGATATTACTCCCTCCAAACTTTATGATGCTGAATTTACACATGAATACAGGGAAGGGCGCAAAAACAAATAA
- a CDS encoding MarR family transcriptional regulator → MEQNSNLKGHSNRFEMEQYILVFIFLIEQRWGYIINKELADDKITTKQWLMMIVIENAFDHDPSMQEVADALSTSHQNVKQLAVRLESRGFMKIERDLHNRRILRLRTTDECRRYWEKRSPEDAKSIISLFKGLEDEEISSLFNIVIKLEKISGNLYNEAKNVKK, encoded by the coding sequence ATGGAACAGAATTCAAACCTAAAAGGACATTCAAATAGATTCGAAATGGAACAGTATATACTGGTATTCATATTTTTGATAGAGCAGCGTTGGGGTTATATAATCAATAAAGAACTTGCAGATGATAAAATAACAACTAAACAATGGTTAATGATGATTGTTATAGAAAACGCATTTGACCACGACCCATCTATGCAGGAAGTTGCAGATGCATTAAGTACCAGCCATCAAAATGTAAAACAGCTGGCAGTCAGATTAGAATCAAGGGGATTTATGAAGATAGAACGAGATCTCCATAACAGGCGTATTTTAAGACTGAGAACTACAGATGAATGCAGAAGGTACTGGGAAAAAAGGAGTCCTGAAGATGCTAAATCTATAATTTCTCTATTTAAAGGATTGGAAGATGAAGAAATAAGTTCATTATTCAATATTGTAATAAAACTGGAAAAAATATCAGGAAACCTGTATAATGAAGCTAAAAATGTAAAAAAGTAA
- the rfbB gene encoding dTDP-glucose 4,6-dehydratase, producing MMKILITGGAGFIGSNFVRYMLDKYGDYEIVNLDSLTYCGNLENLRGIEDNPNYTFCKGDITDKDLVFKITSDVDYIVNFAAESHVDRSIEDPEIFIKSNVLGTQVLLDAAKEYGIKKYLQVSTDEVYGSLGKTGYFREDTPLAPNSPYSASKASADLMVRAYNKTFDLPVNITRCSNNYGPYQFPEKLIPLMISNALENKLLPVYGDGLNVRDWLHVYDHCSAIDLVLHRGKIGEIYNIGGNNEKKNIEIVKLILQNLNKHESLIHFVKDRLGHDRRYAIDSSKIQNELGWTPKYTFETGIVETIQWYLDNKEWWERIKSGEYMDYYERMYSNR from the coding sequence ATGATGAAGATACTGATTACTGGGGGAGCAGGGTTTATAGGAAGCAATTTTGTAAGATATATGCTTGATAAATATGGAGACTATGAAATTGTCAATTTAGACTCCCTTACATACTGCGGAAATCTAGAGAATTTGAGGGGGATTGAAGATAATCCCAATTATACCTTTTGTAAAGGAGATATAACCGATAAAGATTTAGTTTTTAAAATCACATCTGATGTGGACTACATCGTAAACTTTGCAGCAGAATCTCATGTAGACCGCAGTATTGAAGATCCTGAAATATTTATAAAGTCAAATGTACTTGGAACTCAGGTTCTTTTAGACGCTGCCAAAGAATACGGTATTAAAAAATATCTGCAGGTATCAACTGATGAAGTTTATGGTTCATTGGGAAAAACAGGTTATTTCCGGGAAGATACTCCTCTAGCTCCTAATAGTCCTTATTCTGCAAGTAAGGCCAGCGCAGATTTAATGGTCAGGGCGTATAATAAAACGTTTGATCTGCCAGTGAACATAACTAGATGCTCCAATAATTACGGGCCATATCAGTTCCCTGAGAAGTTAATACCTTTAATGATATCCAATGCCCTTGAAAATAAGCTTCTGCCGGTATACGGTGATGGGCTGAACGTAAGAGATTGGCTGCATGTTTACGACCATTGTTCTGCTATAGATCTTGTTCTTCATAGGGGTAAAATTGGAGAAATCTATAATATAGGCGGAAACAACGAGAAAAAGAATATAGAAATAGTAAAATTAATTCTTCAAAATTTAAATAAGCATGAATCTCTTATTCACTTTGTAAAAGATAGATTAGGTCATGATAGGAGATATGCTATAGATTCCAGCAAAATACAAAATGAATTGGGCTGGACTCCAAAATATACCTTCGAAACAGGCATAGTTGAAACTATACAGTGGTATTTAGATAACAAAGAGTGGTGGGAACGGATAAAAAGCGGCGAGTACATGGATTATTATGAAAGAATGTACAGTAACCGATGA